From Ptiloglossa arizonensis isolate GNS036 chromosome 10, iyPtiAriz1_principal, whole genome shotgun sequence, the proteins below share one genomic window:
- the Nd-b17 gene encoding NADH dehydrogenase (ubiquinone) B17 subunit yields MAASPTGGVRSINIAGRVASERERLIGMTDEERAWRARYLKSQILAPEEPIILKDSYKKTFNPIRRFYRAPLNVVENSLSQILGATPAFVIRNIIGKSIMGITAIYMAYYYSQYNTLTWMRKSGWKIILTNPATYPGSKSSNIKKPSEYTTRGFEKSPI; encoded by the exons ATGGCAGCTTCTCCAACTGGTGGTGTAAGATCAATAAATATTGCTGGTCGTGTAGCCAGTGAAAGAGAACGTTTGATTGGTATGACAGATGAGGAACGTGCATGGAGAGCACGTTACCTTAAAAGTCAAATTCTTGCACCAGAAGAACCAATAATACTAAAGGATAGTTATAAGAAAACTTTTAATCCTATAAGAAGATTTTACAGAGCACCTTTGAATGTAGTAGAAAACTCATTAAGTCAAATTTTG GGTGCAACACCTGcgtttgttatacgtaatataataGGAAAATCAATCATGGGAATTACAGCAATCTATATGGCATATTATTACTCACAATATAATACACTG ACTTGGATGCGTAAGTCTGGTTGGAAAATAATACTTACAAATCCTGCTACATATCCAGGATCTAAGAGTTCTAATATTAAGAAACCTTCAGAATATACAACAAGAGGCTTTGAAAAGTCTCCAATataa
- the LOC143152061 gene encoding exosome complex component RRP42-like has translation MSEIILPESILTSDAIDSKIMDILNPTLHHHDLLQSYVRSPVESISNSKQFEELNNLNKNSSSLGTCHVTEYSEDLDKESRVSHEPKKKRNNKKQQKEKSDKSSIESEMSIQKKKKKKRRQDNGARRQEEIYTDKDRAAAVNMGTRDIKQSLKMKQKQDRNLQLPEDTEPSAMLALGLREMRIGDVKVAMNCINKVLNLEPNDKNALIARSKCHLLLDFRNDGRRRNEYRSMEIETKLMPQTHGSARLHIGNTDVLVGIKVELDTPHADKPNEGKLEFFVDCTANATPAFEGKGGDDLATEISNTLVIAYQTRNAFDLRTLCILPHKKCWKIYVDILILQCGGNLFDAVGIAVKAALYSTEIPKITAATLDGGEPDIQLSDDAYDCIKLDTSNYPVIVTLCKIGDNYLVDPTSEEEVCSASSVVISVLPNGKISSVVKLGYGSIQLGTFNKMLKTGQNIGLQLNEGLMKALREEDQLGPERKIFGFLR, from the exons ATGAGCGAAATAATTCTACCCGAATCCATACTCACATCCGATGCTATCGATTCCAAAATAATGGACATCTTGAATCCAACGTTGCACCACCATGATCTGTTGCAAAGCTACGTGCGATCTCCAGTCGAGAGCATTTCGAACTCAAAACAATTCGAAGAACTgaacaatttgaataaaaattcttcctcCTTGGGCACTTGTCACGTTACAGAATACTCCGAGGACCTCGACAAGGAAAGTCGCGTCAGTCATGAgccaaaaaagaagagaaataacAAAAAGCAGCAAAAGGAGAAGTCCGACAAGTCGTCCATCGAATCAGAAATGAGCattcaaaagaaaaagaaaaagaaacgacggcAGGACAATGGTGCTCGACGCCAAGAGGAGATATACACCGATAAAGACCGGGCAGCGGCGGTAAACATGGGCACCAGAGACATTAAGCAGTCCttgaaaatgaaacagaaacAAGATCGGAATTTACAATTACCAGAAGATACCGAGCCGTCTGCTATGCTAGCTTTAGGATTGCGCGAGATGCGTATTGGCGACGTTAAAGTTGCTATGAATTGTATTAATAAG GTATTGAATCTCGAGCCAAACGACAAAAACGCATTAATAGCACGAAGTAAATGTCATCTTTTACTGG ATTTTAGAAATGATGGTAGAAGGCGAAACGAATATCGTTCTATGGAAATTGAAACTAAATTAATGCCGCAAACTCATGGATCTGCAAGATTACACATTGGAAATACTGATGTACTCGTTGGTATTAAAGTAGAACTTGACACTCCTCATGCTGATAAACCAAATGaaggaaaattagaattttttgttGATTG CACTGCCAATGCAACTCCAGCATTTGAAGGAAAAGGTGGTGATGATTTAGCAACTGAAATAAGTAATACTCTTGTGATAGCATATCAAACGCGTAATGCTTTTGATTTAAGAACATTATGTATTTTACCTCACAAAAAATGTTGGAAAATTTATGTTGATATTTTG ATTCTTCAGTGTGGTGGTAATCTAtttgatgcagtaggaattgcaGTTAAAGCTGCATTATATAGTAcagaaattccaaaaattacAGCTGCAACACTTGACGGTGGAGAACCAGATATTCAGTTGTCAGATGATGCTTACGACTGTATCAAATTAGATACAAGTAACTATCCAGTTATTGTAACATTGTGCAAA ATTGGTGATAATTATCTAGTGGACCCGACTTCAGAAGAAGAAGTATGCAGTGCAAGTAGTGTAGTTATCTCTGTATTACCAAATGGTAAAATTTCCTCAGTAGTTAAATTGGGTTATGGTAGTATTCAACTTGGcacttttaataaaatgttaaag ACGGGACAAAACATAGGATTGCAATTAAATGAAGGCCTTATGAAAGCTCTGAGAGAAGAAGATCAACTCGGTCCAGAAAGAAAGATATTTGGATTTCTTAGATGA
- the Nd-b17.2 gene encoding NADH dehydrogenase (ubiquinone) B17.2 subunit: protein MAKLLGLDKVYNFIQIVKENGGIFKSLRTLYRMDVLKSGTLVGEDKFGNKYYENNRHFLATNRWVVYSDQYGMDYDGSQVPPEWFGWLHYKTDLVPHKDPSRPKYKWMLEHKQNLSGTTEAYMPYTTTRPKIEAWKPPQ from the exons ATGGCGAAATTGCTGGGGTTGGATAAAGTTTACAACTTTATACAAATAGTAAAGGAGAATGGTGGTATTTTTAAGTCTTTGCGCACTCTCTACAG AATGGATGTATTGAAAAGTGGAACCTTAGTAGGTGAAGATAAATTTGGAAACAAATACTATGAAAATAATCGACATTTCTTAG CTACTAATAGATGGGTAGTATACTCTGATCAATATGGTATGGATTATGATGGTTCTCAAGTTCCACCGGAGTGGTTTGGATGGTTACATTATAAAACAGACCTCGTCCCTCACAAAGACCCATCACGACCAAAATATAAATGGATGTTAGAACATAAACAAAATTTAAGTGGTACCACGGAAGCTTATATGCCTTATACTACTACGCGGCCAAAAATCGAAGCTTGGAAGCCACCACAGTAA
- the LOC143152329 gene encoding uncharacterized protein LOC143152329, which yields MRRSRVRKSRSRSKRTTSKKKLQRIGSTEEIKYKQDVKEKIPKKLLKKKIKAADGRKIFASSFDLCDVPLNWWEAEHVKYGLNYPPVKSQLQKVMESPIVRLTDRKYMTQLALNIIKDHEEQQKIRIEKRMLASPLIITELLKISHQVLSNVIQRQGINKLTLYA from the exons ATGCGTCGATCAAGGGTACGAAAATCACGTTCAAGAAGCAAACGAACCACTTCAAAAAAGAAATTGCAACGCATTGGCAGCACCgaagaaattaaatacaaacaggatgtaaaagaaaaaataccaaagaagttattaaaaaaaaagataaaagccGCAGATGGACGAAAAATATTTGCTTCCAGTTTCGACCTCTGTGATGTACCTTTGAATTGGTGGGAAGCGGAGCACGTAAAATACGG ATTAAATTATCCGCCAGTGAAATCACAACTACAGAAAGTGATGGAATCCCCAATTGTGCGACTAACCGATCGTAAATATATGACACAACTCGCGCTTAACATCATCAAAGATCATGAAGAGCAACAGAAAATTCGTATTGAAAAGAGAATGTTGGCCTCACCCTTGATTATAActgaattattgaaaatatcacATCAAGTGCTCTCAAATGTAATACAACGGCAAGGCATTAATAAATTAACACTTTATGCATga
- the LOC143152163 gene encoding uncharacterized protein LOC143152163 isoform X1 encodes MMFWNNSRKRIKFQKRMKFCLFISLYNRTRIIPRVRFTLALTILLVTSSEGFFFEYPKKVLMNFLQSLKEKKEAKKRPTHIQHYHVHYYPVHMLIEPPIKAPKKHELEESHNEHLATLGWSDHEYTHVPEPKIKIPLRLFNSWDDSAPWNHEIFEAGLSETVDHSENEDILVEVPHNQKVIIENDHPHDSKKSKSSLLAAFFHKLGSKSYVYK; translated from the exons ATGATGTTTTGGAATAATTCAAGGAAACGCATCAAATTTCAGAAACGAATGAAATTCTGTCTTTTTATTTCACTGTATAATCGAACAAGGATTATTCCTCGTGTAAGG TTTACCTTAGCTTTAACAATACTATTGGTTACTTCGTCCGAGGGATTCTTTTTCGAGTA CCCTAAGAAAGTTTTAATGAACTTCCTACAATCATTAAAGGAAAAAAAGGAAGCGAAAAAGAGGCCCACTCATATACAACATTACCATGTGCATTACTATCCAGTGCATATGTTAATTGAACCACCGATAAAAGCACCCAAGAAACACGAACTCGAAGAATCTCACaa TGAACATCTAGCAACGCTTGGTTGGTCCGATCACGAATATACACATGTTCCAGAGCCTAAAATTAAAATACCCTTGAGATTATTCAACTCATGGGATGATAGTGCACCATGGAAccacgaaatttttg AAGCGGGTCTTTCAGAGACAGTTGATCACAGTGAGAATGAAGATATACTCGTTGAAGTTCCACATAATCAGAAAGTCATCATTGAAAATGATCATCCCCACGATAGTAAAAAATCAAAAAGTAGTCTATTGGCAGCTTTTTTTCACAAATTGGGCTCTAAAAGCTATGTGTATAAGTGA
- the LOC143152163 gene encoding uncharacterized protein LOC143152163 isoform X2 — MKTELLLQFTLALTILLVTSSEGFFFEYPKKVLMNFLQSLKEKKEAKKRPTHIQHYHVHYYPVHMLIEPPIKAPKKHELEESHNEHLATLGWSDHEYTHVPEPKIKIPLRLFNSWDDSAPWNHEIFEAGLSETVDHSENEDILVEVPHNQKVIIENDHPHDSKKSKSSLLAAFFHKLGSKSYVYK; from the exons ATGAAAacggaattattgttacaa TTTACCTTAGCTTTAACAATACTATTGGTTACTTCGTCCGAGGGATTCTTTTTCGAGTA CCCTAAGAAAGTTTTAATGAACTTCCTACAATCATTAAAGGAAAAAAAGGAAGCGAAAAAGAGGCCCACTCATATACAACATTACCATGTGCATTACTATCCAGTGCATATGTTAATTGAACCACCGATAAAAGCACCCAAGAAACACGAACTCGAAGAATCTCACaa TGAACATCTAGCAACGCTTGGTTGGTCCGATCACGAATATACACATGTTCCAGAGCCTAAAATTAAAATACCCTTGAGATTATTCAACTCATGGGATGATAGTGCACCATGGAAccacgaaatttttg AAGCGGGTCTTTCAGAGACAGTTGATCACAGTGAGAATGAAGATATACTCGTTGAAGTTCCACATAATCAGAAAGTCATCATTGAAAATGATCATCCCCACGATAGTAAAAAATCAAAAAGTAGTCTATTGGCAGCTTTTTTTCACAAATTGGGCTCTAAAAGCTATGTGTATAAGTGA
- the Rheb gene encoding ras homolog enriched in brain has product MPPKQRKIAIMGYRSVGKSSLSIQFVEGQFVDSYDPTIENTFTKSTRVNSQDYEVKLVDTAGQDEYSIFPTQYSMDIHGYVLVYSITSAKSFDVVQIIYDKLLDITGKVHVPIVLVGNKTDLYVDRMITTEQGKRLADSWHAAFLETSAKQNESVADIFHTLLIEIEKADGNVQEKSNCIIS; this is encoded by the exons ATGCCACCAAAGCAGAGGAAAATAGCTATTATGGGCTACAGATCCGTAG GCAAGTCGTCACTGAGCATACAATTCGTCGAGGGACAGTTTGTGGATTCATATGACCCTACTATAGAAAATA CATTTACAAAAAGTACCCGAGTAAATAGTCAGGATTATGAAGTTAAGTTGGTAGATACAGCGGGTCAAGATGAATATAGTATATTTCCTACACAGTATTCGATGGATATCCATGGTTATGTcctcgtgtatagtataaccagCGCAAAGAGTTTTGATgttgtacaaattatttatgACAAGCTACTGGATATTACAGGAAAAGTCCA TGTTCCAATTGTATTAGTAGGAAATAAAACGGATTTATATGTAGACCGAATGATCACAACAGAACAGGGAAAGCGATTGGCAGATTCCTGGCACGCAGCTTTCTTAGAAACCAGTGCAAAACAAAACGAg TCTGTCGCAGATATTTTTCATACGTTATTGATCGAGATTGAAAAAGCTGATGGAAATGTACAAGAAAAATCGAATTGCATTATTTCCTAA
- the Cox7b gene encoding cytochrome c oxidase subunit 7B, producing MFRHLLKPVLQSTRIGTRSYKVPHDVRPPHMDEIVVPSGSWKELHDKNQRRYNLTLIAGVVVLLVTIAVGRSNGTLWLNYSPPTPPTPSK from the exons atgttccgaCATCTTTTAAAACCAGTGCTTCAAAGTACTCGAATTG GTACTCGCTCATATAAAGTTCCTCATGATGTCAGACCGCCACATATGGATGAAATAGTTGTACCATCTGGTTCATGGAAGGAATTACATGATAAAAATCAAAGAAGATATAATTTAACTCTAATAGCTGGTGTTGTTGTACTTCTTGTTACCATCGCAGTT GGTAGAAGCAATGGGACACTCTGGCTTAATTATTCTCCACCAACTCCACCAACTCcatcaaaataa
- the Sec3 gene encoding exocyst complex component Sec3 isoform X4, producing the protein MMENCEYAVSNAELFMETLSKDLSILDGENVQSVLASEARVTQLMNSIEAAITEASIVEARLAAYDEALGRIREVMARVGQKNQAIHTANNNARLLLDQLNTVISQLDVSPTHQRILSEAELPGEKEELSQAGAALLKATTAPLPPGLDKLSAVTEQKRRLDKLRIKFSLIVARHLNNLFIHLGNDVGDMSMSMTDLILPTHQAVHHELEPYTELMQLLRALDNKAFVLLTKVYTDTMSKLYKRDLKRFFEEARNKLISKRLQANTSRSSGQKAEDLLNPAPICLLSGDLWGMNVWDGNLLDSVLDCMLSQMQPVCLAEQAFCISFLQLDSVLSPSKSSEMEETDNVSNGAASPGSVTSTASKKLERQVNEEVRATMAAIFPSLETELNNFIAFLDKIDNFWCMYVLVRLSQHVMSAQDTGSFLSMTFASALIQVKRAFDKFMQAQLQSILCDTKVNRRNKCGILPYVENFEPFARIAEKIFKNSDRKVDLEKWYTKLVSTMFEAIVIHSRDHHKTPQEVVKMENFHHLYDLLSQLKISVLDHERKEAKQKYQDALRAYVTQYFGRPLEKLNLFFEGVQAKVGAGVKESEVSYQMAFSKQELRRVVKEYPAREVKKGLENLYRKVEKHLCEEENLLQVNRRFAVVWREMQGEFIAQYIYIEELIQRCYPGSMVTLEFTIQNILEFFSEIARSH; encoded by the exons ATGATGGAAAATTGTGAATATGCTGTCTCTAATGCTGAACTTTTCATGGAAACACTTTCCAAAGATCTCTCTATTCTGGATGGG GAAAATGTACAGTCAGTTTTGGCATCAGAAGCTCGTGTAACTCAGTTGATGAATAGTATAGAAGCAGCAATAACTGAAGCTTCTATTGTTGAAGCTCGTCTTGCAGCATATGATGAAGCACTTGGTAGAATTAGAGAAGTTATGGCCCGTGTAGGTCAAAAAAATCAAGCTATTCATACAGCTAATAACAATGCAAGACTTTTGTTAGATCAGTTAAACACAGTAATT TCACAATTAGATGTTTCACCAACACATCAGCGTATTTTGAGTGAAGCTGAGCTTCCAGGAGAGAAAGAAGAATTAAGCCAAGCAGGTGCTGCCCTTTTAAAAGCAACAACTGCTCCTCTACCACCAGGACTCGATAAATTGAGTGCAGTAACTGAACAAAAAAGACGACTTGATAAgcttagaataaaattttctttaattgtgGCTAGGCATCTAAATAATCTTTTTATACACCTG GGCAATGATGTTGGAGATATGTCAATGTCTATGACAGATTTAATTCTTCCCACACATCAAGCAGTTCATCATGAACTTGAACCATATACTGAATTAATGCAATTATTGAGAGCACTAGATAATAAGGCTTTTGTACTGTTAACCAAGGTTTATACAGATACAATGAGCAAATTATATAAAAGAgatttgaaacgattttttGAAGAAGCAAGGAACAAACTTATTTCTAAACGTCTTCAAG CTAATACATCAAGATCTAGTGGACAGAAAGCAGAAGACTTATTAAATCCAGCACCAATTTGTCTACTAAGTGGTGATCTATGGGGAATGAATGTATGGGATGGAAATCTTTTGGATTCAGTTCTTGATTGTATGCTTTCACAAATGCAACCAGTTTGTCTTGCGGAGCAAGCCTTTTGTATTTCGTTTCTACAATTGGATTCTGTTCTTTCTCCATCAAAA AGTAGCGAAATGGAAGAAACAGATAATGTCAGTAATGGGGCTGCAAGTCCTGGATCAGTGACATCTACAGCAAGTAAAAAATTAGAAAGACAAGTAAACGAAGAGGTGCGCGCTACAATGGCAGCCATATTTCCATCATTGGAAactgaattaaataattttattgcttTCCTGGACAAAATTGATAATTT CTGGTGTATGTATGTCTTAGTGCGTTTATCCCAACATGTTATGTCAGCACAAGACACTGGTTCCTTTTTATCCATGACATTTGCTTCTGCTTTGATTCAAGTTAAAAGAGCATTTGATAAATTTATGCAAGCACAGTTACAATCAATTTTGTGTGATACAAAAgtcaatcgtagaaataaatgtggTATACTGCCATATGTGGAAAATTTTGAACCCTTTGCAAGGATAGcagaaaaaattttcaaaaactctGATAGGAAAGTTGATCTTGAGAAATGGTATACTAAATTAGTGAGTACAATGTTTGAAGCTATTGTCATTCATAGTAGAGATCACCATAAAACTCCACAAGAAGTTGTTAAGATGG AAAACTTTCATCATTTGTACGACCTTTTATCACAATTAAAAATATCTGTACTTGATCATGAACGTAAGGAAGCTAAACAAAAATATCAAGATGCTCTACGTGCGTACGTTACGCAATACTTTGGGAGACCTTTAGAGAAGCTCAAT CTATTTTTTGAAGGTGTACAAGCCAAAGTTGGTGCTGGAGTTAAAGAGTCTGAAGTTAGTTATCAAATGGCTTTCAGTAAACAAGAGCTTAGACGTGTTGTAAAAGAATATCCAGCCCGAGAAGTTAAAAAGGGTTTAGAAAATTTATATAGAAAAGTTGAGAAACATTTGTGtgaagaagaaaatttattacaaGTAAATAGAAGATTTGct GTTGTTTGGCGTGAAATGCAAGGTGAATTCATTGCACAGTACATATACATAGAGGAATTGATCCAAAGATGTTACCCAGGTAGTATGGTAACACTTGAGTTTACTATACAAAacattttagaatttttctcaGAAATAGCCAGATCTCACTGA